Proteins from a genomic interval of Streptomyces sp. NBC_01445:
- a CDS encoding amino acid permease: MSERSLQQDALRSEKSASGHVDAGDAGYSKSLKSRHVNMIAIGGAIGTGLFLGAGGRLADAGPSLFVAYAVCGLFAFLVVRALGELVLYRPSSGAFVSYAREFLGEKGAYIAGWMYFLNWATTGIADITAVAVYTHYWGMFSDIPQWVIALIALAVVLTVNLISVKMFGELEFWFAIIKVSALVVFMLIGIFLLVTQHPVDGHNPGPSLITDNGGIFPNGLLPMLLIVQGVVFAYASVELVGVAAGETENPEKIMPKAINSIMWRVGLFYVGSVVLLSMLLPWSSYSAAQSPFVTVLSNIGIPAAGGVMNLVVLTAAMSSLNSGLYSTGRILRSMAMSGSAPRFTGVMSRSQVPYGGILLTSGICVIGVGLNFVVPADAFEIVLNFAAIGILSTWGMIMLCHLMFWQKTQNGELTRPSYRLPGSPWTEIVTIVFLVFVLVLMYADGGAGRTTVLCLPLIAAALVAGWYGVRRRVAGIRDGADA; the protein is encoded by the coding sequence GTGAGCGAGCGATCCCTTCAGCAAGACGCCCTGCGTAGCGAGAAGTCGGCCTCCGGACACGTCGACGCCGGAGACGCGGGCTACAGCAAGTCCCTGAAGTCCCGGCACGTCAACATGATCGCCATCGGCGGTGCCATCGGCACCGGCCTCTTCCTCGGTGCCGGCGGCCGCCTCGCCGACGCCGGACCCTCCCTCTTCGTCGCCTACGCGGTCTGCGGTCTCTTCGCCTTCCTCGTCGTCCGCGCGCTCGGCGAACTCGTCCTGTACCGCCCGTCGTCGGGCGCCTTCGTCTCGTACGCCCGTGAGTTCCTCGGCGAGAAGGGCGCGTACATCGCGGGCTGGATGTACTTCCTGAACTGGGCCACCACCGGCATCGCCGACATCACCGCCGTGGCCGTCTACACCCACTACTGGGGCATGTTCTCCGACATCCCGCAGTGGGTGATCGCGCTCATCGCGCTCGCCGTCGTCCTCACCGTGAACCTCATATCCGTGAAGATGTTCGGCGAACTGGAGTTCTGGTTCGCGATTATCAAGGTGAGCGCGCTCGTCGTCTTCATGCTCATCGGCATCTTCCTGCTGGTCACCCAGCACCCCGTTGACGGCCACAACCCCGGCCCGTCCCTGATCACCGACAACGGCGGCATCTTCCCCAACGGCCTGCTGCCGATGCTGCTGATCGTCCAGGGCGTCGTCTTCGCCTACGCCTCCGTCGAGCTGGTGGGCGTCGCGGCGGGCGAGACCGAGAACCCCGAGAAGATCATGCCCAAGGCGATCAACTCGATCATGTGGCGCGTCGGCCTCTTCTACGTCGGTTCCGTGGTCCTCCTGTCGATGCTGCTGCCCTGGAGCTCGTACAGCGCCGCCCAGAGCCCCTTCGTCACCGTGCTGTCGAACATTGGCATCCCCGCCGCGGGCGGCGTCATGAACCTGGTCGTGCTCACCGCGGCCATGTCGTCCCTCAACTCCGGCCTGTACTCCACCGGCCGCATCCTGCGCTCCATGGCGATGTCCGGCTCGGCACCCAGGTTCACCGGCGTGATGAGCCGCAGTCAGGTCCCCTACGGCGGCATCCTGCTCACCAGCGGCATCTGCGTCATCGGCGTCGGCCTCAACTTCGTCGTCCCCGCCGACGCCTTCGAGATCGTGCTGAACTTCGCGGCGATCGGCATCCTCTCCACCTGGGGCATGATCATGCTCTGTCACCTGATGTTCTGGCAGAAGACCCAGAACGGCGAGCTGACCAGGCCCAGTTATCGCCTGCCCGGCTCGCCGTGGACCGAGATCGTGACGATCGTCTTCCTGGTCTTTGTGCTGGTGCTGATGTACGCCGACGGAGGCGCGGGACGTACGACCGTGCTGTGTCTGCCGCTGATCGCGGCGGCGCTCGTCGCGGGTTGGTACGGGGTGCGCCGCCGGGTGGCGGGGATACGCGACGGAGCGGACGCGTGA
- a CDS encoding asparaginase, whose protein sequence is MYESSVAEAPVIREPLHAPVAHLVRGGVIEGIHYGSVVVLGADGSVDLQIGDIEAAFYPRSALKPVQAVAMLRTGLPLDGELLALTAASHSGEERHLAGTRRILELAGLSEDQLRNVTDLPFDPVVREDWVRGGRLPSRLAQNCSGKHAAMLYTARLNDWSLDDYLDPAHSLQQAIAEIVEGLTGQRIAQVTVDGCGAPLFSVSLHGLARAAARIVTAAPGTPEAMVADAMREHPEMASGSGRDVSALMRAVPGLLTKDGFEGVQVAALPDGRAVAVKIADGADRARVPVAAAALARCGVDPAALAEFATAPLLGGGEVVGSIRPARALAPLTHPTYT, encoded by the coding sequence ATGTACGAAAGTTCGGTGGCCGAGGCCCCGGTGATCCGGGAACCGCTCCACGCGCCGGTCGCCCACCTCGTCCGCGGCGGTGTCATCGAGGGCATCCACTACGGCTCGGTGGTCGTGCTGGGCGCCGACGGCAGCGTGGACCTTCAGATCGGCGACATCGAGGCCGCCTTCTACCCGCGCTCGGCCCTCAAGCCCGTCCAGGCCGTGGCGATGCTGCGGACCGGGCTGCCGCTGGACGGCGAGCTGCTCGCGCTGACCGCCGCCAGCCACTCCGGCGAGGAGCGGCACCTGGCCGGGACCCGCCGGATCCTGGAGCTGGCCGGTCTATCGGAGGACCAGCTGCGCAATGTCACGGACCTGCCCTTCGACCCGGTCGTCCGGGAGGACTGGGTGCGCGGGGGGCGGCTGCCCTCCCGCCTCGCGCAGAACTGCTCGGGCAAGCACGCGGCCATGCTCTACACGGCGCGGCTCAACGACTGGTCCCTCGACGACTACCTCGACCCGGCCCACTCCCTCCAGCAGGCCATCGCGGAGATCGTCGAGGGCCTCACCGGACAGCGGATCGCCCAGGTGACCGTCGACGGCTGCGGCGCGCCCCTGTTCTCTGTCTCGCTGCACGGCCTCGCCCGCGCCGCCGCCCGCATCGTCACCGCCGCGCCCGGCACCCCCGAGGCCATGGTGGCCGACGCGATGCGCGAGCACCCCGAGATGGCCTCCGGATCGGGGCGGGACGTCTCCGCGCTGATGCGGGCCGTGCCGGGGCTGCTCACCAAGGACGGCTTCGAAGGCGTACAGGTCGCCGCGCTCCCGGACGGCCGAGCCGTCGCCGTGAAGATCGCCGACGGCGCGGACCGGGCACGCGTCCCGGTGGCCGCGGCCGCCCTCGCGCGCTGCGGAGTCGACCCGGCCGCGCTCGCCGAGTTCGCGACCGCCCCGCTCCTCGGCGGCGGCGAGGTGGTCGGCAGCATCCGGCCCGCCCGTGCGCTCGCCCCGCTCACCCACCCCACGTACACCTGA
- the aspA gene encoding aspartate ammonia-lyase, giving the protein MTAASHRSEHDLLGDRDVPAEAYWGIHSLRAKENFPITGTPISAYPHLIDALAAVKEAAARANEELGLLAPDKAAAIVEACREIREGKLHDQFVVDVIQGGAGTSTNMNANEVVANRALELLGHEKGQYEFLHPNEDVNLSQSTNDVYPTAVKIATVFAVRGLLKAMAVLQDAFAGKAVTFRHVLKMGRTQLQDAVPMTLGQEFSAFAVMIDEDRSRLDEAVELIHEINLGATAIGTGLNAPAGYAEAARRHLADITGLPLVTAVNLVEATQDCGAFVQMSGVLKRIAVKLSKSCNDLRLLSSGPRAGLNEINLPPVQAGSSIMPGKVNPVIPEVVNQVAFEVIGNDVTITMAAEAGQLQLNAFEPIILHSLSESITHLRTACLTLAERCVVGITANTEGLRAAVENSIGLVTALNPHIGYTAATDIAKEALATGRGVAELVLEKGLLPAERLAELLRPEVLAGSGSAHA; this is encoded by the coding sequence ATGACCGCCGCATCCCACCGCAGCGAGCACGACCTGCTCGGCGACCGCGACGTCCCCGCCGAGGCGTACTGGGGCATTCACTCCCTGCGGGCCAAGGAGAACTTCCCCATCACGGGAACGCCGATCTCCGCCTACCCGCACCTGATCGACGCCCTCGCCGCCGTCAAGGAGGCCGCCGCCCGCGCCAACGAGGAACTCGGCCTGCTCGCCCCGGACAAGGCGGCCGCCATCGTCGAGGCCTGCCGCGAGATCCGCGAGGGCAAGCTGCACGACCAGTTCGTCGTCGATGTCATCCAGGGCGGCGCCGGCACCTCGACGAACATGAACGCCAACGAGGTCGTCGCCAACCGGGCGCTGGAGCTGCTGGGCCACGAGAAGGGCCAGTACGAGTTCCTGCACCCCAATGAAGACGTCAACCTGAGCCAGTCGACCAACGACGTTTACCCGACCGCAGTCAAGATAGCGACCGTCTTCGCGGTGCGCGGGTTGCTCAAGGCGATGGCTGTACTGCAGGACGCCTTCGCCGGCAAGGCCGTCACGTTCCGCCACGTGCTCAAGATGGGCCGTACACAGTTGCAGGACGCGGTACCCATGACGCTCGGTCAAGAGTTCTCTGCGTTTGCCGTCATGATTGACGAGGATCGCAGCCGTCTTGACGAGGCAGTCGAGTTGATCCATGAAATCAACCTGGGTGCCACTGCCATCGGCACCGGCCTCAACGCCCCCGCCGGATACGCCGAGGCGGCGCGCCGCCACCTCGCCGACATCACCGGGCTGCCCTTGGTGACCGCCGTGAACCTCGTCGAGGCGACCCAGGACTGCGGCGCCTTCGTCCAGATGTCGGGTGTGCTCAAGCGGATCGCCGTCAAGCTCTCCAAGAGCTGCAACGACCTGCGCCTGCTCTCCTCCGGACCACGCGCGGGCCTCAACGAGATCAACCTTCCGCCGGTGCAGGCTGGTTCGAGCATCATGCCCGGTAAGGTCAACCCGGTGATCCCCGAGGTCGTCAACCAGGTCGCCTTCGAGGTGATCGGCAACGACGTCACCATCACCATGGCGGCCGAGGCGGGACAGCTCCAGCTCAACGCCTTCGAGCCGATCATCCTGCACTCCCTGTCCGAGAGCATCACGCATCTGCGCACCGCCTGCCTGACCCTGGCCGAGCGCTGCGTCGTAGGGATCACCGCCAACACCGAGGGGCTGCGCGCGGCCGTCGAGAACTCCATCGGCCTGGTGACCGCCCTCAATCCGCACATCGGGTACACGGCTGCCACCGACATCGCCAAGGAGGCCCTCGCCACCGGACGCGGCGTCGCCGAACTCGTGCTGGAGAAAGGGCTGTTGCCGGCCGAGCGGCTCGCCGAGCTGCTACGTCCGGAAGTCCTCGCGGGCAGCGGCTCCGCGCACGCCTGA
- a CDS encoding glutaminase, whose amino-acid sequence MVITTSPLAFQPVLERIATEIEQTPGRGRPADYIPALAACDPRRFGMAVAELDGTVYGVGDWQQPFSTQSLTKVFTLALVLAREGDELWEHVGREPSGNPFNSLVQLEYENGIPRNPFINAGALVVTDRLQTQTGDAAGILLEFLRAESGNPQLAFDRDVASSEAAHGDRNAALGHFMASYGNIDNPVPALLKQYFRQCSLEASCADLALAAGFLARHGIRADGSRLLTRSQAKQVNAVMLTCGTYDAAGEFAYRVGLPGKSGVGGGIVAVVPGRCTLAVWGPGLDKRGNSVAGVAALDRFTTLTGLSVF is encoded by the coding sequence ATAGTGATCACGACGTCGCCGCTGGCCTTCCAGCCGGTCCTCGAACGCATCGCCACCGAGATCGAGCAGACGCCGGGCCGCGGGCGGCCTGCCGACTACATACCGGCGCTCGCCGCCTGCGACCCGCGCCGCTTCGGCATGGCGGTCGCGGAACTCGACGGCACGGTGTACGGCGTTGGGGACTGGCAGCAGCCATTCTCCACGCAGTCGCTTACCAAGGTCTTCACGCTCGCCCTCGTCCTGGCCCGCGAGGGCGACGAGCTGTGGGAGCACGTGGGCCGCGAACCCTCCGGTAACCCGTTCAACTCCCTGGTGCAGCTGGAGTACGAGAACGGCATCCCCCGCAACCCCTTCATCAACGCGGGCGCCCTCGTCGTCACCGACCGCCTGCAGACCCAGACCGGTGACGCGGCCGGCATCCTGCTGGAGTTCCTGCGCGCAGAGAGCGGCAACCCGCAGCTCGCCTTCGACAGGGACGTCGCCTCCTCCGAGGCCGCGCACGGCGACCGAAATGCGGCACTGGGCCACTTCATGGCCTCGTACGGCAACATCGACAACCCGGTGCCCGCGCTGCTGAAACAGTATTTCCGCCAGTGCTCCCTCGAGGCGTCCTGCGCCGATCTCGCGCTCGCCGCCGGGTTCCTTGCCCGGCACGGCATCCGCGCCGACGGCTCCCGGCTGCTCACCCGGAGCCAGGCCAAGCAGGTCAACGCGGTCATGCTCACCTGCGGCACCTATGACGCGGCCGGCGAGTTCGCGTACCGCGTGGGACTGCCCGGCAAGAGCGGCGTCGGCGGTGGCATTGTGGCGGTCGTGCCCGGCCGCTGCACGCTGGCCGTGTGGGGCCCGGGACTCGACAAGCGAGGCAACTCGGTGGCGGGCGTCGCGGCCCTGGACCGCTTCACGACACTGACGGGGCTGTCGGTGTTCTGA
- a CDS encoding HPr family phosphocarrier protein → MPQRTVVIGSRTGLHARPASVFVRAASKQPVKVTVAREGQSPVDARSLLSVLALAVKHGDSVVLAAEGDGADAAIDELAALVATDLDATE, encoded by the coding sequence ATGCCTCAGCGCACAGTCGTCATCGGTTCGCGTACCGGGCTGCACGCCCGCCCTGCTTCCGTCTTCGTCCGGGCCGCCTCGAAGCAGCCGGTCAAGGTGACGGTGGCCCGCGAGGGGCAGAGCCCGGTCGACGCACGCAGCCTTCTGTCCGTGCTCGCGCTCGCGGTCAAGCACGGCGACTCCGTGGTGCTCGCCGCCGAGGGCGACGGCGCGGATGCCGCGATCGACGAACTGGCCGCGCTCGTCGCCACGGACCTCGACGCCACGGAGTAG
- a CDS encoding TetR family transcriptional regulator C-terminal domain-containing protein encodes MSRILREAAVVYSDPSHPAGCLAISAATNVIVQDEEIAKFLRDVRNAGLAAIEERLGRAEEEGELPAGTDTSALASYFATIVQGFSQRARDGADTDEVSRVAELALVAWPSGD; translated from the coding sequence GTGTCCCGGATCCTGCGCGAGGCGGCGGTGGTCTACTCGGATCCGTCCCACCCGGCGGGCTGCCTGGCCATCAGCGCGGCCACCAACGTCATCGTGCAGGACGAGGAGATCGCGAAGTTCCTGCGCGACGTGCGCAACGCTGGTCTCGCTGCTATCGAGGAGCGGCTGGGCCGGGCCGAGGAGGAAGGGGAACTGCCGGCCGGGACCGATACGTCGGCTCTGGCGTCCTACTTCGCCACGATCGTGCAGGGATTTTCGCAGCGCGCACGGGACGGGGCCGATACGGACGAGGTGTCCCGAGTGGCCGAGCTGGCACTGGTCGCGTGGCCAAGCGGCGATTGA
- a CDS encoding carboxymuconolactone decarboxylase family protein gives MPNPTEFVPELNDITAALFRATGNRSVPRTTMSLVHLRAGQIVGNTYLTILNTGFLRKAGVSEERITAVSSWQDAPYFTDAERAALSLVEATLQPAPHGQERVTDDLYAEVAKHYAEKALATLTIAIGQINFFIALAVIGKPAPVASLADEQWD, from the coding sequence ATGCCGAACCCGACCGAGTTCGTTCCCGAGCTGAACGACATCACCGCCGCCCTGTTCCGTGCCACGGGCAACCGATCGGTGCCGCGCACCACGATGAGCCTGGTACATCTGCGGGCCGGACAGATCGTCGGTAACACGTACCTGACCATCCTGAACACCGGATTCCTGCGCAAGGCGGGGGTGTCCGAGGAGCGCATCACGGCCGTTTCCTCGTGGCAGGACGCCCCCTACTTCACCGACGCCGAGCGCGCGGCGCTGTCCCTGGTGGAAGCCACCCTCCAGCCTGCCCCGCATGGCCAGGAACGGGTCACCGACGACCTGTACGCGGAAGTGGCCAAACACTACGCCGAGAAGGCCCTGGCCACCTTGACCATCGCAATCGGCCAGATCAACTTCTTCATAGCCCTGGCCGTCATCGGCAAGCCCGCACCGGTAGCCTCCCTCGCCGACGAGCAGTGGGACTGA
- a CDS encoding RNA-guided endonuclease InsQ/TnpB family protein — MKLVVRVKLLPTPVQAAALEATLHACNQAATWAAGVAFEENARRPLELRKHTYAEIRERWRLGAQAAQHAIKKTCDAYTTLKANLRNGRYGRPGSRRHARASDKPVVFRPEAAQPYDDRMLSWQHQARTVSIWSTAGRLKNVAFTGQAEQLEVLAAHRRGESDLVCQGGKWFLIATCDIDEATANTHPVGFVGVDLGIVNIAVTSDGARHCGRRVRRKREQDRDLRSKLQKKQTKSAKRRAKRYAGREARRNKDINHKISKRIVAEAERTGRGIALETLTGIRERVRLRKPQRTTLHSWPFAQLGSFIVYKAKRAGVPVVHVNPAYTSQECSQCHHIERGNRPAQAVFSCRVCGFVEHADHNASHNIRQRGWMVWVCGAQSTAPELTLIA; from the coding sequence GTGAAGCTGGTGGTGCGGGTGAAGCTGCTGCCGACGCCCGTACAGGCGGCGGCACTTGAGGCGACCCTGCATGCTTGCAATCAAGCGGCGACCTGGGCGGCCGGGGTTGCTTTCGAGGAAAACGCGCGACGTCCGCTGGAGTTGCGCAAGCACACCTATGCCGAGATCCGGGAGCGGTGGAGGCTGGGCGCGCAGGCCGCCCAGCACGCCATCAAGAAGACCTGCGACGCCTACACCACCTTGAAGGCGAACCTGCGTAACGGCCGGTACGGGCGGCCCGGTTCCAGGCGTCATGCCCGGGCCTCGGACAAGCCGGTGGTCTTCCGGCCCGAGGCTGCGCAGCCTTACGACGACCGGATGCTGTCCTGGCAGCACCAGGCACGCACGGTATCGATCTGGAGCACGGCCGGACGGCTGAAGAACGTGGCGTTCACCGGACAGGCCGAGCAGCTGGAAGTCCTGGCCGCGCACCGCAGGGGTGAGTCCGACCTGGTGTGTCAGGGCGGGAAGTGGTTCTTGATCGCCACCTGCGACATCGACGAAGCGACGGCGAACACTCACCCGGTCGGCTTTGTCGGGGTGGATCTGGGGATCGTGAACATCGCGGTCACCTCCGACGGGGCGCGACACTGCGGTCGCCGCGTCCGCCGCAAGCGGGAACAGGACCGCGACCTGCGGTCCAAGCTGCAGAAGAAGCAGACCAAGTCCGCCAAGCGGCGGGCGAAGAGGTACGCGGGCAGGGAAGCCCGGCGGAACAAGGACATCAACCACAAGATTTCGAAGCGGATCGTGGCGGAGGCTGAACGCACCGGTCGCGGGATCGCCCTGGAGACACTCACGGGCATCCGCGAGCGGGTACGGCTGAGAAAGCCCCAACGCACCACGCTCCACTCCTGGCCCTTTGCCCAGCTCGGCTCGTTCATCGTCTACAAGGCGAAGCGGGCCGGGGTGCCGGTCGTGCATGTCAATCCTGCGTACACCAGCCAGGAATGCTCGCAGTGTCATCACATCGAACGCGGAAACCGGCCTGCCCAGGCTGTTTTCTCGTGCCGGGTCTGCGGCTTCGTTGAGCACGCGGACCACAACGCGTCCCACAACATCCGCCAACGCGGCTGGATGGTGTGGGTCTGCGGGGCTCAGTCAACGGCCCCTGAACTCACCCTCATCGCGTGA
- a CDS encoding NADPH-dependent F420 reductase, producing the protein MSNISIIGTGNMARTIGTRAIAGGNTVEVMGRDHSKATDLAKALGGGATTGEWGTAPAGDIVIVALLYDGVVPAIAQYGDALAGKVIVDISNPFNSTFDGLAHREETSIAQEAAKAAPASASVVKAFNTIFRHVLEKGRPDVFIAGDNAQAKASVEAFIESLGLRPLDVGGLTMAHWLEGAGVVTVGLANHGVGNLDFALSITELPA; encoded by the coding sequence ATGAGCAACATCAGCATCATCGGCACCGGGAACATGGCCCGCACCATCGGAACGCGGGCGATAGCGGGCGGCAACACCGTCGAAGTCATGGGCCGCGATCACTCCAAGGCCACTGACCTGGCCAAGGCTCTCGGCGGCGGCGCCACCACGGGAGAATGGGGCACCGCCCCGGCCGGGGACATCGTCATCGTGGCCCTGCTGTACGACGGCGTCGTGCCGGCCATCGCCCAGTACGGAGACGCTCTCGCGGGCAAGGTCATCGTCGACATCAGCAACCCCTTCAACTCCACCTTCGACGGGCTAGCCCACCGCGAGGAGACCTCGATCGCGCAGGAAGCCGCCAAAGCGGCCCCGGCCAGCGCCAGCGTGGTGAAGGCGTTCAACACCATCTTCCGCCACGTCCTGGAGAAGGGCCGGCCCGACGTCTTCATCGCCGGCGACAATGCGCAGGCCAAGGCAAGTGTGGAAGCGTTCATCGAAAGCCTCGGGCTGCGCCCGCTGGACGTCGGCGGCCTCACAATGGCGCACTGGCTGGAAGGAGCGGGCGTGGTCACGGTGGGCCTCGCCAACCACGGCGTGGGGAACTTGGACTTCGCCCTCAGCATCACCGAACTTCCCGCCTGA
- a CDS encoding SDR family NAD(P)-dependent oxidoreductase, producing the protein MGKLDGKVAVITGGTTGMALAGAKLFVDEGAHVFITGRRQDTLDEAVKQIGRNVTGVQGDAADLDDLDRLYDTVKREKGSLDVLWASAGGGEPAPLGEITEAHFDAAFYLNARGTLFTVQKALPLFNDGGSILMTGSNASLGAFPGWSVYAGSKAVQQAWARVWLNELKDRRIRVNVLTPGQVATAKQEELFDEATKRQFESLIPRGQMGRPDEIATAALFLASDDSSYVNGMELVADGGTTAI; encoded by the coding sequence ATGGGAAAGCTCGACGGCAAGGTCGCGGTCATCACCGGCGGCACCACCGGCATGGCGCTGGCAGGCGCGAAGCTGTTCGTCGACGAGGGAGCGCACGTCTTCATCACCGGCCGCCGCCAGGACACCCTGGACGAGGCCGTGAAGCAGATCGGCCGCAACGTCACCGGCGTCCAGGGCGACGCCGCCGACCTGGACGACCTGGACCGCCTGTACGACACCGTCAAGCGGGAGAAGGGAAGCCTCGACGTGCTGTGGGCCAGCGCAGGCGGGGGCGAGCCCGCCCCGCTCGGCGAGATCACCGAGGCCCACTTCGACGCCGCGTTCTACCTCAACGCCCGCGGCACCCTGTTCACCGTCCAAAAGGCCCTCCCGCTCTTCAACGACGGCGGCTCCATCCTCATGACCGGCTCCAACGCCTCCCTCGGCGCGTTCCCCGGCTGGAGCGTCTACGCCGGCAGCAAGGCCGTCCAGCAGGCCTGGGCCCGCGTCTGGCTCAACGAGCTCAAGGACCGCCGCATCCGCGTCAACGTCCTGACCCCCGGCCAGGTCGCCACAGCCAAGCAGGAAGAACTCTTCGACGAGGCCACCAAGCGCCAGTTCGAGTCCCTCATACCCCGCGGCCAGATGGGCCGCCCCGACGAAATTGCCACCGCCGCCCTCTTCCTCGCATCCGACGACTCCAGCTACGTCAACGGCATGGAACTCGTCGCCGACGGCGGCACCACTGCCATCTAA
- a CDS encoding TetR/AcrR family transcriptional regulator, protein MTELEKGPTGRRRGRGARERILSASQQLFREQGINGTGMDQLCAVAEVSKRTAYQHFTSKDELVAEYLRRFDPSVLSGVFDRTDLTPRERLLAAFDIPPTTPLCPYIGAAVELHDPQHPASQYARDYKKAVAARLADTAREAGAVDPERLGEQLALLIDGAAARTRVLNADAFPTAAAIAAVLIDNAIPATVSDDRRRQEVSS, encoded by the coding sequence ATGACGGAGTTGGAGAAGGGCCCCACGGGCCGCCGCCGCGGCCGGGGCGCTCGCGAGCGCATCCTCAGCGCGTCCCAGCAGCTGTTCCGCGAGCAGGGCATCAACGGCACGGGCATGGACCAGCTCTGCGCGGTGGCCGAGGTGTCCAAGCGCACGGCCTACCAGCACTTCACCAGCAAGGACGAACTCGTCGCCGAGTACCTGCGCCGGTTCGACCCCTCCGTTCTGTCCGGCGTGTTCGACCGCACCGACCTCACGCCCCGCGAACGGCTCCTCGCCGCCTTCGACATCCCCCCCACCACCCCCCTGTGCCCCTACATCGGCGCCGCCGTCGAACTCCACGACCCCCAGCACCCCGCATCCCAGTACGCGCGCGACTACAAGAAGGCCGTCGCCGCGCGGCTCGCCGACACCGCCCGCGAAGCCGGCGCCGTCGACCCTGAACGGCTCGGCGAGCAGCTCGCGTTGCTCATCGACGGCGCCGCGGCCCGCACCCGGGTCCTCAACGCCGACGCCTTCCCCACCGCCGCCGCCATCGCCGCCGTCCTCATCGACAACGCCATCCCCGCCACAGTCAGCGATGACCGGCGACGGCAGGAAGTGTCGAGTTGA